One part of the Nymphaea colorata isolate Beijing-Zhang1983 chromosome 8, ASM883128v2, whole genome shotgun sequence genome encodes these proteins:
- the LOC116259531 gene encoding uncharacterized protein LOC116259531: MARENEPERVGSMQQPDTALSRMARSDTVISTAEEEHAEELFTIKIQVKNEVIGTIFDTGSQKNLISSSLVERLGLVTTPHPRPYPLGWIIKDVGQRVDRQCKVKFAITSCFIDEVICDVVPLDVCQVVLGNPYLWLRDGHYHRRAQEYELTKDGKQFVITRDHIAPPTDLMTAEQVKRVVNACQRFVLLLVRLVQPCEKNATIHLMYMHEKEKGMLTKLLNSYTDLFEDPQGLPPQRPVEHEIHLQSDAPLPNLSMYRNSVLENDEIKRQVMDLLERGLVQHSSSPCGSPVVLVPKKDGGWHMCIDYRALNKITVKNRYPLPCIDDLLDQLKNARFFTKLDLKSRYHQVCIRDEDTWKTAFKTRQGLFEWKVMPFGLCNTPPLLCVS; encoded by the coding sequence ATGGCTAGAGAAAATGAGCCTGAGAGGGTTGGCTCAATGCAGCAGCCAGACACGGCCCTATCCCGGATGGCGAGATCTGATACTGTTATCTCAACCGCGGAGGAGGAGCATGCTGAAGAACTCTTCACCATCAAGATTCAGGTGAAAAATGAAGTTATTGGCACAATCTTCGACACTGGAAGCCAAAAGAACTTAATCTCGTCAAGTCTGGTGGAACGACTTGGTTTGGTCACCACACCACATCCTCGCCCATATCCATTGGGATGGATTATAAAGGATGTTGGACAACGAGTGGACCGCCAGTGCAAGGTGAAGTTTGCCATCACCTCTTGTTTTATTGATGAAGTTATTTGTGATGTTGTTCCACTTGATGTTTGCCAAGTGGTTCTTGGAAATCCATATTTGTGGCTCCGTGATGGTCACTACCATCGACGAGCACAAGAATATGAACTCACAAAAGACGGGAAGCAGTTTGTGATCACTCGGGACCACATCGCCCCTCCAACAGATTTGATGACAGCCGAACAAGTCAAACGAGTGGTGAATGCATGCCAAAGATTTGTCTTATTGCTTGTACGTTTAGTGCAGCCGTGTGAAAAGAATGCTACAATTCATCTCATGTACATGCAcgagaaagaaaaaggtatgCTCACCAAACTACTCAACTCTTATACTGATTTGTTTGAAGATCCACAAGGCCTACCACCACAGCGTCCAGTTGAGCATGAAATTCACTTGCAATCTGATGCCCCTCTACCCAACCTTTCCATGTATCGCAATTCGGTACTTGAGAATGACGAAATTAAAAGACAAGTGATGGACCTGCTGGAGCGTGGATTAGTGCAGCACAGCAGTTCGCCTTGTGGATCTCCCGTAGTCTTGGTACCCAAGAAGGATGGAGGATGGCACATGTGCATTGATTATAGAGCACTCAACAAGATCACAGTCAAGAACCGTTACCCACTCCCTTGCATCGACGACTTGCTGGACCAACTCAAAAATGCTCGATTCTTCACCAAACTTGATTTAAAATCAAGATACCATCAAGTTTGCATCCGAGACGAGGACACATGGAAGACGGCATTTAAGACGCGTCAAGGACTCTTCGAGTGGAAGGTGATGCCATTTGGCCTGTGCAATACCCCGCCACTTTTATGCGTCTCATGA